The Vulpes vulpes isolate BD-2025 chromosome 8, VulVul3, whole genome shotgun sequence genome has a window encoding:
- the LOC140599964 gene encoding uncharacterized protein isoform X3 — translation MKATSILKHEDSSGARGGLCTQAADAAAKLRWSREPFRKPWGSRPPLSHGPNLGPRVPESLAQTQGLCAVWHREAAFEETFGGWSVDAVLQVQTTWLWQASGQAGTGGSRRLPFLVFHSKKSRNFKSIPVILGNHNGRLFKVREYKLFHFRLQSLFGVRLYVFP, via the exons ATGAAAGCGACGTCTATCCTGAAGCACGAAGACAGCAGCGGGGCCCGGGGAGGTCTGTGCACCCAGGCTGCAGACGCAGCAG CAAAATTGCGATGGTCCCGAGAGCCTTTCCGGAAACCCTGGGGCTCgcgccctcccctctcccacggGCCTAACCTTGGGCCGAGAGTCCCAGAATCACTCGCCCAA ACCCAGGGCTTGTGCGCAGTGTGGCATCGAGAGGCTGCTTTTGAAGAGACGTTCGGCGGATGGAGCGTGGATGCTGTATTGCAGGTGCAGACCACCTGGCTCTGGCAGGCCAGCGGGCAAGCCGGCACCGGAGGTTCTCGCAGGCTTCCTTTCCTGGTGTTTCACTCCAAGAAGTCCAGGAATTTTAAATCCATTCCTGTCATCCTGGGTAACCATAATGGTAGACTTTTCAAAGTAAGAGAATACAAGCTATTTCATTTTCGATTGCAAAGTCTTTTTGGTGTTCGTTTGTATGTTTTTCCTTAA
- the LOC140599964 gene encoding uncharacterized protein isoform X2, with protein MKATSILKHEDSSGARGGLCTQAADAAAAKLRWSREPFRKPWGSRPPLSHGPNLGPRVPESLAQTQGLCAVWHREAAFEETFGGWSVDAVLQVQTTWLWQASGQAGTGGSRRLPFLVFHSKKSRNFKSIPVILGNHNGRLFKVREYKLFHFRLQSLFGVRLYVFP; from the exons ATGAAAGCGACGTCTATCCTGAAGCACGAAGACAGCAGCGGGGCCCGGGGAGGTCTGTGCACCCAGGCTGCAGACGCAGCAG CAGCAAAATTGCGATGGTCCCGAGAGCCTTTCCGGAAACCCTGGGGCTCgcgccctcccctctcccacggGCCTAACCTTGGGCCGAGAGTCCCAGAATCACTCGCCCAA ACCCAGGGCTTGTGCGCAGTGTGGCATCGAGAGGCTGCTTTTGAAGAGACGTTCGGCGGATGGAGCGTGGATGCTGTATTGCAGGTGCAGACCACCTGGCTCTGGCAGGCCAGCGGGCAAGCCGGCACCGGAGGTTCTCGCAGGCTTCCTTTCCTGGTGTTTCACTCCAAGAAGTCCAGGAATTTTAAATCCATTCCTGTCATCCTGGGTAACCATAATGGTAGACTTTTCAAAGTAAGAGAATACAAGCTATTTCATTTTCGATTGCAAAGTCTTTTTGGTGTTCGTTTGTATGTTTTTCCTTAA
- the LOC140599964 gene encoding uncharacterized protein isoform X1, which translates to MGFPPPESAMAFRPRRRPSSGAFAKARFLGSKKAASSPGGLEPPTSRLTAERANRLRHRDLRTVPAHVPLESELSLGARGSHPPSVGVDGSPATLTPAASGTVPPSCPSLTHLGRRWRSAHSPPRRSELGSCGGGGGGGQQGQTPRAARSSGGRGAWGEVARAAGDPEDPVPRLRPDGGREMEAGGSSPRVGIEGKGRSIPSPGEVGLQETAAAALRFLRKERGAVPGTTLRPESPQRRPSPWPEGWRAVIV; encoded by the coding sequence ATGGGTTTTCCTCCTCCAGAGTCCGCGATGGCCTTCCGGCCTCGGCGTCGGCCCTCCAGTGGTGCCTTTGCCAAAGCACGTTTTCTAGGTTCTAAAAAGGCCGCCTCGTCCCCGGGTGGGCTCGAACCACCAACCTCTCGGTTAACAGCCGAGCGCGCTAACCGATTGCGCCACAGAGACCTGCGGACAGTCCCCGCCCACGTCCCACTAGAGAGCGAGCTGTCACTCGGCGCTAGGGGGAGCCACCCGCCTTCCGTCGGCGTCGACGGGTCCCCGGCGACGCTGACGCCCGCGGCTTCCGGGACTgttcctccctcctgtccctccctcaCGCACCTTGGGCGCCGGTGGCGCTCGGCTCACTCCCCTCCACGGCGGTCGGAGCTGGGGAGCTgcggtggtggtggagggggtggtCAGCAGGGGCAAACGCCCAGGGCCGCGCGGAGCAGCGGAGGGaggggggcgtggggggaggTGGCGCGGGCCGCCGGAGATCCCGAGGACCCTGTGCCGAGGCTCCGGCCGGATGGGGGTCGGGAGATGGAGGCTGGGGGTTCTTCGCCGCGCGTCGGCAtcgaggggaaggggaggagtatCCCCTCCCCAGGGGAGGTGGGCCTGCAGGAGACGGCGGCAGCAGCCCTGCGGTTTCTTCGGAAGGAACGCGGCGCTGTACCTGGAACGACTTTGCGTCCAGAGTCCCCGCAGCGGCGGCCGAGCCCGTGGCCGGAAGGGTGGCGCGCCGTGATCGTATAG